One genomic window of Magnolia sinica isolate HGM2019 chromosome 3, MsV1, whole genome shotgun sequence includes the following:
- the LOC131238848 gene encoding uncharacterized protein LOC131238848: MPRDWTLASTGSAPLRILQISTDIFGGILTLQILSSQVVLGLRTLMLSQADATVKVPEGLLGQKGESGPSDKQCPPWKMESRSCWDRMVRTAEGGSGPDLSRKSLIRRVLVIHGYMQSASDQLSGAVKLGPFLLQYMLFISLWYSPFVTIESSAVQGMADEDVAALHHPLKDDPHLLQGIIHNGLFPFETPFHVALAEGCVARATEMLRENPALAHEPNRSGSYPLHVASARDYQGIVVQLLKIRPSLCLLHDKEGRTPLHLAALNQKIGVLELLHPVHTKQKNIRKSLDGDDTAGGEQILHFCIKNNLLDVAEFLVEKDEKLMKTKDVNGNTVFHLLALATEDTQKERRKQLAARVLISDLTDPNSFVLFQMLDFLLEKKDVKDVLNVKNKYGYTAFDISQRNSPPNTIISDKIQNAGGRGSFSLNWNIWYPKDQAWTNEMNNTLMVVATLIVAVTFQAAINPPGGVWQDIPDTNSASPAPSPKHSIDPSRVVLGTAIHNNINLTLFKIFMYFDTIAFSAALSIILSLLSGFSLRRRFTTWVMVISMWATLFSMGMAFAFGTLTVVHKDALRKIPYVLYSWLGTIVLVLLYHCVIFVVCLEDKIKKCWVDIMIMLGIKKDMTSDQEKKETSDDHKFHHKEMMA; this comes from the exons ATGCCACGGGATTGGACACTCGCATCTACCGGAAGTGCACCCTTGAGAATCCTCCAAATCAGCACAGATATCTTTGGAGGGATTTTGACACTCCAGATTTTATCTTCCCAGGTTGTGCTGGGCCTGCGCACCCTAATGCTATCCCAGGCTGATGCAACGGTGAAAGTACCTGAAGGGTTACTCGGCCAGAAAGGTGAATCAGGTCCTTCAGATAAACAATGCCCCCCTTGGAAGATGGAGTCAAGGTCCTGTTGGGACAGAATGGTAAGAACCGCTGAAGGCGGAAGCGGGCCGGATTTATCAAGAAAATCTTTGATTCGAAG GGTTCTTGTAATCCATGGTTATATGCAATCTGCGTCCGACCAACTCAGTGGAGCTGTCAAGCTGGGCCCATTTCTACTCCAATACATGCTATTTATATCTCTGTGGTACAGCCCATTTGTAACCATCGAGTCCAGTGCAGTACAAGGCATGGCTGATGAAGATGTAGCTGCCCTTCATCATCCCCTCAAGGATGACCCCCACCTCCTCCAAGGAATCATCCATAATGGCCTTTTCCCCTTCGAGACTCCCTTTCACGTAGCATTGGCAGAAGGGTGCGTTGCTCGCGCTACTGAGATGCTACGAGAGAATCCAGCACTCGCACATGAACCTAACAGAAGTGGGTCTTACCCTTTGCATGTAGCTTCGGCCAGAGACTACCAAGGCATAGTAGTTCAGTTATTGAAGATCCGCCCTTCTCTCTGTCTCCTCCATGACAAGGAAGGAAGAACTCCTCTCCATTTGGCTGCTTTGAATCAGAAAATTGGCGTGTTGGAGCTGCTTCATCCGGTTCATACCAAGCAGAAAAACATCCGTAAGTCACTTGATGGAGATGATACTGCTGGAGGAGAACAAATTTTACACTTCTGCATAAAGAATAACCTTTTAGATGTCGCCGAATTTTTGGTAGAAAAGGACGAAAAGCTTATGAAGACCAAGGACGTCAACGGCAACACGGTGTTCCACCTCCTCGCTTTGGCTACAGAAGATACTCAG aaggagagaaggaaacaGCTTGCTGCTCGAGTATTGATATCAGATCTGACAGATCCCAACTCTTTTGTTCTCTTTCAGATGTTGGATTTTCTGCTTGAGAAGAAAGACGTGAAGGATGTCTTGAACGTAAAAAATAAATATGGCTACACTGCCTTTGATATCTCACAAAGAAACAGCCCCCCTAACACCATAATCAGCGATAAGATTCAAAATGCAGGAGGCAGGGGAAGCTTTTCATTGAACTGGAACATTTGGTACCCGAAAGACCAAGCCTGGACAAATGAAATGAACAACACATTGATGGTGGTGGCGACACTGATTGTAGCAGTTACATTCCAGGCTGCAATCAACCCTCCTGGAGGTGTCTGGCAGGATATACCAGATACCAATTCAGCTTCTCCAGCGCCATCTCCCAAGCATTCCATTGATCCTTCTCGTGTTGTACTTGGGACAGCCATTCATAATAACATCAACCTTACTTTGTTCAAAATATTCATGTACTTCGACACCATCGCGTTCTCTGCAGCTCTGTCAATCATTCTATCTCTTCTGAGTGGGTTTTCACTTAGGCGCCGGTTTACAACTTGGGTCATGGTGATCAGCATGTGGGCTACACTGTTCTCTATGGGTATGGCTTTTGCATTTGGCACACTGACCGTCGTTCATAAGGACGCCCTTAGAAAAATACCTTATGTTCTATATAGTTGGTTGGGAACCATTGTCCTAGTTCTATTATACCACTGTGTCATCTTTGTAGTCTGTTTGGAGGATAAAATCAAGAAGTGTTGGGTGGACATAATGATAATGCTGGGAATAAAGAAGGACATGACCAGTGACCAAGAGAAGAAAGAAACATCAGATGACCATAAATTCCATCACAAGGAGATGATGGCTTGA